The Miscanthus floridulus cultivar M001 chromosome 6, ASM1932011v1, whole genome shotgun sequence genomic interval ACTTTCTTAACTAAACACGCTTGGTACGTGTCACATACTCACAGGCGTAATTGTGCCTGCACGTTTGCCGTCTCATCGTATGGTTGGTGGTAGTACAAACGACGAAACGCATCTTGTTCAAACAGCGTCAGCCGCCTGATCGACTAATCAAAGGGCGCCGCCTGCCGCATCAGCCTTCTCCACGTCGGCCGCGGCAACAACCTTCTTCTCTTCATCGGCGGCCGCGTCCCCGTCGTCGTCCTCCCCGCCGCACGCGCCGTGTGCGACGTCATAGGTGGCGTGGAGGCCGACGAGGACATAGTAGACGAGCATGACGGCGGTGCAGGCGCCGAAGCGGATGAAGGCGTCCTTGCCGAGCGAGCCCATGAGGAAGAGGTTGGTGGCGATGGACAGCGAGGGCAGCCACGGCACGAGCGGCACGCCCCACACCTTGGGCGCCCGCGCCGCGGGCACCAGCAGCTGGATGCCCAGCGTGCCGGCCGCCCACGCCGGCACCAGCACCACGTAGCCCTGCCACCGCTCCAGCGACGTGCCCCAGTACGCGGCGATTCCGATCGACGACGCGATGatgagcagcagcagcgccgTGAACCGCAGCGCGTGCGTCCGGGTCGTCACGCCCCGCACGTAGTACCGACGGACGAGCAGCGCCGTCgccatcatcatgaagatgaagaGCGTGCTGGCGGAGAGCAGGCTGGAGAGGACGCCGAGGCTGGAGAAGAGGGCGACGCAggcgctgcagacagcgatgagcGCGGTGGCGTGCACGGGGGTGCCGGTCCTCGGGTGCACCAGCGCGAACACGGGCGGGATGATGTGGCTCCGCGCGATGTGGGTGGTGTAGCGAGCCTTCCCCAGCACGCCAACCAGCAGCACTGTGGTCATCCCCTTGAGCGCGCCCAGCGCCACCACGTACTGCGCCCAGTGCATCCCCACGCTGGCGAAAGCCACCGAGTAGGCGGCGCTGCGGTCGATGGCCGTATACGGCTGCATCATGCTCAGCACCAGCGCCATGATGCAGTAGATGGCCGTGATGACGGACATGGAGCCCAGCAGGCCCAGTGGGATGTCCCGCGACGGGTTCTTGGTCTCCTCCGCCATGGTCGCGATGTTGTCGAAGCCGCCGTACGCGAAGTAGACGATCGCCGCCGCCCGGAACACGCCCGGCACGCCGTGCGGCATGAAGGGCCGGAGGTTGGCCGGGTTGGCGTGGATGAACCCGGCCACGATGACGAACGCGATGACGACCACGTGCACGGCGGACGCGACCCAGTTCACGCGGGAGGTGCCCTTGGCGGTGAGCATGGCCAGCGTGGCGGTGACGGCGATGACGACCATTGCGATGGGGTCCAGCTCGTCGTACCCCTCGGCGAGCCCCGGCGCGTGGATCCGCAGCGCGCTGGCGGGCTTGTTGATGAGCGACGCGAGGTAGGACGTCCAGGACCGCGCCACGGCCGCCTTGCCGATGACGCTCTCGAGGATGAGGTTGGCGGCGGCGATGAACGCCGCGGCGTCGCCGAGCTCGACGCGGAGGTAGGCGAAGGAGCCGCCGGCCACGGGGATCTCGACGGCGAACTCGGTGTAGCAGAAGACGGAGAGCATGGCGGAGAGGCCCGAGGCGACGTAGGAGAGCACGATGGCGGGGCCCGCGTGGTCGTGCGCCTCCTGCCCCGTGAGAACGAAGATGCCGGCGCCGATG includes:
- the LOC136457451 gene encoding cationic amino acid transporter 5-like, with the translated sequence MAPAEMSSPVEYDQGAGKDAATVPARSYWRWHKDDFLPEPSFASWGAYRRALGETPARLRDRLAGRSTDAAELGALRRRSEHEMRRCLTWWDLTWFGFGSVIGAGIFVLTGQEAHDHAGPAIVLSYVASGLSAMLSVFCYTEFAVEIPVAGGSFAYLRVELGDAAAFIAAANLILESVIGKAAVARSWTSYLASLINKPASALRIHAPGLAEGYDELDPIAMVVIAVTATLAMLTAKGTSRVNWVASAVHVVVIAFVIVAGFIHANPANLRPFMPHGVPGVFRAAAIVYFAYGGFDNIATMAEETKNPSRDIPLGLLGSMSVITAIYCIMALVLSMMQPYTAIDRSAAYSVAFASVGMHWAQYVVALGALKGMTTVLLVGVLGKARYTTHIARSHIIPPVFALVHPRTGTPVHATALIAVCSACVALFSSLGVLSSLLSASTLFIFMMMATALLVRRYYVRGVTTRTHALRFTALLLLIIASSIGIAAYWGTSLERWQGYVVLVPAWAAGTLGIQLLVPAARAPKVWGVPLVPWLPSLSIATNLFLMGSLGKDAFIRFGACTAVMLVYYVLVGLHATYDVAHGACGGEDDDGDAAADEEKKVVAAADVEKADAAGGAL